One Actinoplanes missouriensis 431 DNA segment encodes these proteins:
- a CDS encoding DUF5994 family protein, translated as MDRHADAARLRLDPHPSRTTVLDGAWWPHSTDAATELPALVKALSDLRGEITHVLLNPAEWDLPHPPRAAAGRSVARLGWYTSQPAGLVTVMSDFGRDRFDLLVVPPGASQGSADAALTAAADGGDERRAPELLAGIERAG; from the coding sequence ATGGATCGGCACGCCGACGCCGCACGACTGCGGCTGGACCCGCATCCCTCCCGGACCACCGTTCTCGACGGGGCGTGGTGGCCTCACTCGACCGACGCGGCAACCGAACTCCCCGCGCTGGTGAAAGCCCTGTCCGATCTGCGGGGCGAGATCACGCATGTGCTGCTCAACCCCGCCGAATGGGACCTGCCGCATCCTCCGCGGGCGGCTGCGGGCCGCTCGGTGGCACGGCTCGGGTGGTACACCTCCCAGCCGGCCGGGCTGGTCACCGTCATGAGCGACTTCGGGCGTGACCGCTTCGATCTTCTGGTCGTCCCGCCCGGCGCGAGCCAGGGCTCGGCCGACGCCGCCCTGACCGCGGCGGCGGACGGGGGCGACGAACGCCGCGCACCGGAGCTGCTGGCCGGCATCGAGCGCGCCGGCTGA
- a CDS encoding Lrp/AsnC family transcriptional regulator, translated as MTAETPETLTLDELDYQLLTALQLAPRADWQRIGAALGVDASTAARRWNRLFRSGHAWISCMPAQFALQSVVLAVIEVDCVAGRLPEVAAGLADDVNIVTLEHVTGARDLLIQAAFVDHVQLGRYLSLRLGMLPGVAASRTQIALTVHIEGSRWRLDRLSDGARQSLVEGRPTAVRPGHVLGDEDVRLMQVLSEDPRQPAVRIAERTGLSPTTVRRRLDRLDAERSLAYRCEVARYVSGYPISVSIWCTLPAGDTGRVVSKLSGMRETRFCATLSGSANLILVVWLRSVQEVAAFEARLAVQVPELRITDRAVALWVMKLGGHLLDPLGRKLRTVPLGFWNDPESDAAEGELLARLRQVVG; from the coding sequence ATGACCGCTGAGACGCCGGAAACGCTCACCCTGGACGAGCTGGACTATCAACTCCTGACCGCCCTGCAACTGGCGCCCCGCGCGGACTGGCAGCGGATCGGCGCCGCGCTCGGCGTGGACGCCTCGACCGCGGCCCGGCGGTGGAACCGGCTCTTCCGGTCCGGGCACGCCTGGATCAGTTGCATGCCGGCCCAGTTCGCGCTGCAGTCCGTGGTGCTCGCGGTGATCGAGGTGGACTGCGTGGCCGGGCGGCTGCCCGAGGTCGCCGCCGGGCTCGCCGACGACGTCAACATCGTCACCCTGGAACACGTGACCGGGGCACGGGACCTGCTGATCCAGGCCGCCTTCGTGGACCACGTGCAGCTCGGCCGCTACCTGAGCCTGCGACTCGGCATGCTTCCCGGTGTGGCCGCGTCGCGTACCCAGATCGCGCTGACCGTGCACATCGAGGGCAGCCGGTGGCGGCTCGACCGGCTCAGCGACGGGGCACGGCAGTCACTCGTCGAGGGCCGGCCGACGGCGGTCCGGCCCGGTCATGTCCTCGGCGACGAGGACGTGCGCCTCATGCAGGTGCTGAGCGAGGACCCGCGGCAACCGGCGGTGCGGATCGCCGAGCGGACCGGGTTGAGCCCCACGACGGTTCGCCGGCGGCTGGACCGGCTCGATGCGGAACGCTCTCTCGCGTACCGGTGCGAAGTCGCTCGTTATGTGTCCGGATATCCGATCTCGGTGTCGATCTGGTGCACGCTCCCGGCCGGCGACACCGGGCGGGTGGTCAGCAAGCTGAGCGGGATGCGGGAGACCCGGTTCTGCGCCACGCTCTCCGGCTCGGCGAACCTGATCCTGGTGGTCTGGCTGCGGTCGGTGCAGGAGGTCGCCGCGTTCGAGGCTCGGCTGGCGGTGCAGGTGCCGGAGCTGCGGATCACCGACCGGGCGGTGGCGCTCTGGGTGATGAAGCTCGGCGGTCATCTGCTGGATCCGCTCGGGCGCAAGCTGCGAACCGTACCCCTGGGATTCTGGAACGACCCGGAGTCCGACGCTGCCGAAGGCGAGCTTTTGGCCCGCCTCCGGCAGGTGGTCGGCTGA
- a CDS encoding RICIN domain-containing protein → MRSFLAATAGGLLAATALVASPASPALAAGETVNVYLTTTSDSGGRTVTRGLQQQAAINFGPAGGSANQTITVNEGVTYQTFEGGGASITDTTAYLMRGGPISAATRDAVMTKLFSPTEGIGLSFVRNPIGASDLSRPGNVSLDDTCCDLNDFGANGYDTDVRLLTQQARRLNPALRVKGVPWSAPGWMKDNGRMDQMGWLKWEHYPTYAQYLVKYIQSYQAAGVPVNYISVQNEPNCCQASNPAAMNYPGMSWNPAGLVEFTKNFVYPAFRAAGITTKVLIHDWNYGDYANFGAAILADPGVRNDPLFGGIAWHGYFGDPAVGSQVHDTYPAVRQFSTEHSGGTWIANQHNEDLADIVSYARNWSGSLVKWSLALNQNMGPHNGGCGTCTGLITVQEGGSRAGQVDYTVEYYTTGHLTKFVKPGAVRIESNNTAVQNVAWRNPDGSKALIAHNGGTSAQSVRVNWANQSFVYTLPARTTATFTWAGAGATQNAITGLAGKCVDVAGAAAANGTAIQLYTCNGTAAQQWTRASDGTLRSLGKCLDISGPSSSDGTPAHLWDCHSGSSQQWAYDTATQRLTNGYSGKCLDVTGNNSADGTRLQIWTCGGGANQKWVLK, encoded by the coding sequence ATGAGGTCGTTCCTCGCAGCGACGGCCGGTGGTCTGCTGGCCGCCACCGCCCTCGTCGCATCCCCCGCGTCTCCCGCGCTCGCCGCCGGCGAGACCGTCAACGTCTACCTCACCACCACATCGGACAGCGGCGGCCGCACCGTGACCCGCGGCCTCCAGCAGCAGGCCGCGATCAATTTCGGCCCGGCCGGTGGCTCCGCCAACCAGACGATCACCGTGAACGAGGGCGTCACCTACCAGACCTTCGAGGGCGGTGGCGCGTCGATCACCGACACCACCGCGTACCTGATGCGTGGCGGCCCGATCAGCGCGGCCACCCGGGACGCCGTGATGACCAAGCTGTTCAGCCCCACCGAGGGGATCGGTCTCTCGTTCGTCCGCAATCCGATCGGCGCCTCCGACCTGTCCCGGCCCGGCAACGTCTCGCTCGACGACACCTGCTGCGACCTGAACGATTTCGGCGCCAACGGGTACGACACCGACGTCCGGCTGCTCACCCAGCAGGCCCGCCGGCTCAACCCGGCGCTACGGGTCAAGGGCGTCCCGTGGAGCGCGCCCGGCTGGATGAAGGACAACGGCCGGATGGACCAGATGGGCTGGCTGAAGTGGGAGCACTACCCGACGTACGCCCAGTACTTGGTCAAGTACATCCAGAGCTACCAGGCCGCCGGTGTGCCGGTGAACTACATATCGGTGCAGAACGAGCCGAACTGCTGCCAGGCGTCCAACCCGGCGGCGATGAACTACCCGGGTATGAGCTGGAACCCGGCCGGCCTGGTCGAGTTCACCAAGAACTTCGTCTACCCGGCGTTCCGGGCAGCCGGGATCACCACGAAGGTGCTGATCCACGACTGGAACTACGGCGACTACGCGAACTTCGGGGCGGCCATCCTCGCCGACCCGGGCGTACGCAACGATCCGCTCTTCGGGGGCATCGCCTGGCACGGGTACTTCGGTGACCCGGCGGTCGGCTCGCAGGTGCACGACACGTACCCGGCGGTCAGGCAGTTCAGCACCGAGCACTCCGGCGGCACCTGGATCGCCAACCAGCACAACGAGGACCTCGCCGACATCGTCAGCTACGCCCGGAACTGGAGCGGCAGCCTGGTCAAGTGGAGCCTCGCGCTGAACCAGAACATGGGACCGCACAACGGCGGCTGCGGCACCTGCACCGGGCTGATCACCGTGCAGGAGGGCGGCAGCCGGGCCGGTCAGGTCGACTACACCGTCGAGTACTACACGACCGGGCACCTCACGAAGTTCGTGAAGCCGGGCGCGGTCCGGATCGAGTCGAACAACACCGCGGTGCAGAACGTGGCCTGGCGCAACCCGGACGGCTCCAAGGCGCTGATCGCGCACAACGGCGGGACGTCGGCGCAGTCGGTGCGGGTCAACTGGGCGAACCAGTCCTTCGTCTACACGCTTCCGGCCCGGACCACCGCCACGTTCACCTGGGCGGGCGCCGGCGCCACGCAGAACGCGATCACCGGCCTGGCCGGCAAGTGCGTCGACGTCGCCGGCGCGGCGGCCGCCAACGGGACCGCGATCCAGCTCTACACCTGCAACGGAACCGCCGCGCAGCAATGGACGCGCGCGTCCGACGGGACGCTGCGCTCGCTCGGCAAGTGCCTCGACATCAGCGGCCCGAGCAGCTCGGACGGCACACCTGCGCACCTCTGGGACTGCCACAGCGGTTCGTCGCAGCAGTGGGCCTACGACACCGCGACCCAGCGGCTCACCAACGGATATTCCGGCAAATGTCTGGACGTCACAGGTAACAACTCCGCGGACGGGACACGTCTTCAGATCTGGACCTGCGGCGGTGGGGCCAACCAGAAATGGGTGCTCAAGTGA
- a CDS encoding winged helix-turn-helix transcriptional regulator: MGTRNEISELPPEADLARADSLAREIFSDLANKWAFLIIEFLGQRTLRFSELRNEIGGVSHKMLTQNLRMLERNGLVRRIVHPTVPPRVEYTLTEAGEGLRQVVDGMCGWTQRYLGHIEASRNRFGDDAAISAIARSDDVPGLK, from the coding sequence ATGGGAACTCGGAACGAGATCAGCGAGCTCCCTCCCGAAGCCGACTTGGCCCGTGCGGACTCGCTGGCACGGGAGATCTTCTCGGACCTGGCGAACAAATGGGCTTTCCTGATCATCGAGTTCCTCGGTCAGCGCACCCTGCGCTTCAGTGAGCTGCGCAACGAGATCGGGGGCGTCAGCCACAAGATGCTCACCCAGAACCTGCGCATGCTGGAACGCAACGGGTTGGTGCGGCGCATCGTCCACCCCACCGTCCCGCCGCGCGTCGAGTACACCCTGACCGAAGCCGGCGAGGGGCTGCGGCAGGTGGTCGACGGCATGTGCGGCTGGACCCAGCGGTACCTCGGTCACATCGAGGCCTCCCGGAACCGCTTCGGGGACGACGCGGCTATCTCGGCCATCGCCCGCAGCGACGACGTCCCGGGCTTGAAATAG
- a CDS encoding M20 metallopeptidase family protein gives MFTSSDALPYAERLIALRQALHREPELGLDLPLTQAKVLAALDGLPLEITRGAGLTSVTAVLRGGRPGPAVLLRGDMDALPVQEESGVGYASEIAGVMHACGHDLHTAGLVGAAHLLASRRDELDGDVVFMFQPGEEGQRGAKIMIEEGVLDAAGSRVVAAYALHVAATALPLGVFATRAGTVLAASDSVTVTVTGKGGHGSSPHLAVDPVPALCEMVTALQTMVTRTADAWDPAVLSVGSIHAGSANNVIPESGTFQATVRTFSAATHTAIRAGFERVVRGVADAHGVQVEIDYEENYPVTVNDATEADFVHRTVRGTFGAQRIFLAPRPLAGSEDFSFVLDEVPGAYLMLGAVPPGTDPASAPMNHAPQAVFDDRAVPEAAVALASLAAARLKQAAGLKQAAGLKQAAAAGPERAAAARQEQAAS, from the coding sequence ATGTTCACCTCCTCCGACGCGCTTCCCTACGCGGAACGTCTGATCGCGCTCCGCCAGGCGCTGCACCGCGAGCCTGAGCTGGGCCTCGACCTGCCGCTGACCCAGGCGAAGGTCCTTGCCGCCCTGGACGGCCTGCCCCTGGAGATCACCCGGGGCGCCGGCCTCACCTCGGTCACCGCGGTGCTGCGCGGCGGCCGCCCCGGCCCGGCCGTGCTGCTGCGCGGTGACATGGACGCCCTGCCGGTACAGGAGGAGAGCGGGGTCGGGTACGCCTCCGAGATCGCCGGAGTGATGCACGCCTGCGGCCATGACCTGCACACCGCCGGCCTGGTCGGGGCCGCACACCTGCTCGCGTCCCGCCGCGACGAGCTCGACGGTGACGTGGTGTTCATGTTCCAGCCGGGCGAGGAGGGTCAGCGCGGCGCCAAGATCATGATCGAGGAGGGGGTGCTGGACGCCGCCGGATCCCGTGTCGTCGCGGCGTACGCCCTGCACGTGGCGGCCACCGCCCTGCCGCTCGGCGTGTTCGCCACCCGCGCCGGAACCGTGCTGGCGGCCTCCGACTCGGTCACCGTCACGGTCACCGGCAAGGGGGGTCACGGCTCCTCGCCGCACCTGGCCGTCGACCCGGTGCCGGCGCTCTGCGAGATGGTCACCGCGCTGCAGACCATGGTGACCCGCACCGCCGACGCGTGGGACCCTGCGGTGCTCTCGGTCGGCTCGATCCACGCCGGCTCGGCGAACAACGTGATTCCGGAGAGCGGCACGTTCCAGGCGACGGTACGGACGTTCTCGGCCGCCACCCACACCGCGATCCGGGCCGGGTTCGAACGCGTGGTCAGGGGCGTCGCGGACGCGCACGGCGTCCAGGTGGAGATCGACTACGAGGAGAACTACCCGGTCACCGTGAACGACGCGACCGAGGCCGACTTCGTGCACCGCACCGTGCGGGGCACCTTCGGTGCGCAGCGGATCTTCCTGGCGCCGAGGCCGCTCGCGGGTTCCGAGGACTTCTCCTTCGTACTCGACGAGGTGCCGGGGGCGTACCTGATGCTCGGCGCCGTGCCGCCGGGTACCGACCCGGCCTCCGCGCCGATGAACCACGCGCCGCAGGCGGTGTTCGACGACCGGGCCGTGCCGGAGGCAGCCGTGGCCCTCGCCTCGCTCGCCGCCGCCCGCCTGAAGCAAGCCGCCGGCCTGAAGCAAGCCGCCGGCCTGAAGCAGGCCGCCGCCGCGGGTCCGGAGCGGGCGGCCGCCGCGCGCCAGGAGCAGGCCGCCTCGTGA
- a CDS encoding LacI family DNA-binding transcriptional regulator — translation MKQGGEKRVTVRDVAAQTGLSIATVSRVLNGRANVAPHTRDKVLSAMGGLGRQAPRRRGDRATGIFVRCPYVLTDYFGLIVSAVAEALEPHGLQVILNAGVSAQHERVLGDLTGRRDVAGAVLILPPEPGAELVRLRDRGFPFVVVDPRTPPPRNIAAVSAAHFAGARQLTAHLVELGHRRIGIIGGPRDWLASENRFAGYLSPLADAGVLQDPALTRFVAEPTTELGHRAAAELLDLADRPTALVAFNDKMAIGALRAAGERGLRVPDDLSVAGFDDIELAEACHPRLTTVRQPLGEMGRMAVNLLLRMLGGHRLEALHVELATSLVIRESTDVLHGSGTGTAHPGTRIH, via the coding sequence ATGAAACAAGGCGGTGAAAAACGCGTCACGGTCCGGGACGTGGCGGCGCAGACCGGGCTGTCGATCGCCACCGTCTCCCGGGTGCTGAACGGGCGCGCCAACGTCGCTCCGCACACCCGCGACAAGGTGCTCAGCGCGATGGGCGGCCTGGGCCGGCAGGCGCCCCGGCGGCGGGGCGACCGGGCCACCGGGATCTTCGTGCGCTGCCCGTACGTGCTGACCGACTACTTCGGACTGATCGTCTCCGCGGTCGCCGAGGCCCTGGAGCCGCACGGGCTGCAGGTCATCCTCAACGCCGGGGTGTCCGCGCAGCACGAGCGGGTGCTCGGTGACCTGACCGGCCGGCGGGACGTGGCCGGCGCGGTGCTGATCCTGCCGCCGGAGCCGGGCGCCGAGCTGGTCAGGCTGCGTGACAGGGGCTTCCCGTTCGTGGTGGTCGACCCGCGCACCCCGCCGCCGCGTAACATCGCCGCGGTCTCCGCCGCGCACTTCGCCGGTGCCCGGCAGCTCACCGCTCACCTGGTCGAACTCGGTCACCGGCGGATCGGCATCATCGGCGGCCCGCGCGACTGGCTGGCCAGTGAGAACCGGTTCGCCGGCTATCTGTCGCCGCTCGCGGACGCGGGTGTGCTGCAGGATCCCGCGTTGACCAGGTTCGTCGCCGAGCCGACCACCGAGCTGGGGCACCGGGCGGCCGCCGAACTGCTCGATCTGGCGGACCGGCCGACCGCGCTGGTGGCGTTCAACGACAAGATGGCGATCGGGGCGCTGCGTGCGGCAGGGGAGCGGGGTCTACGCGTACCCGATGATCTGTCGGTTGCGGGTTTTGACGACATCGAGTTGGCGGAGGCCTGTCATCCCAGGCTGACGACGGTCCGGCAGCCGCTCGGCGAGATGGGCCGGATGGCGGTGAACCTGCTGCTGCGGATGCTGGGCGGGCATCGCCTGGAAGCCCTGCACGTGGAGCTCGCCACGTCGCTGGTGATCAGAGAATCCACTGACGTGTTACACGGTTCCGGAACCGGAACAGCGCATCCCGGTACCCGGATTCATTGA
- a CDS encoding alpha/beta fold hydrolase codes for MNRLWMVSLLLLAAPALWLAGPTVAAEPAPLRYVADPLPDPTGRRFLAADPRGDGRIVEVLGDLATARRAAILIPGVDTTMSNFDTGLGGVVARAPAWQARRLQSALTPGAPVAVIAWLGYDPPEGVRRDALREDRAATGALALERFVAGLVEQHPDLEITLIGHSYGSIVAARAAANLPPQVTDIVAIGSPGMGVADRAALHTGARVWAGSAPDDWTRRLPGIRIAGLGHGRLPIDPKFGALPLPCADVEGHDGYFKPGTSSLRAMAEIAASSPKRFREASM; via the coding sequence ATGAATCGACTGTGGATGGTCTCGCTGCTCCTGCTCGCCGCGCCGGCGCTGTGGCTGGCCGGCCCCACCGTGGCGGCCGAACCGGCGCCCCTCCGGTACGTCGCCGACCCCCTGCCAGATCCCACCGGCCGCCGGTTCCTCGCCGCCGACCCACGCGGCGACGGCCGGATCGTCGAGGTGCTGGGCGACCTCGCGACGGCCCGCCGGGCGGCGATCCTGATCCCCGGCGTGGACACCACCATGTCCAATTTCGACACCGGCCTCGGCGGCGTGGTCGCCCGTGCGCCGGCCTGGCAGGCACGCCGGCTGCAGTCCGCGCTCACGCCGGGCGCGCCGGTCGCGGTCATCGCCTGGCTCGGCTACGACCCACCCGAGGGGGTACGCCGTGACGCCCTCCGCGAGGACCGGGCGGCAACCGGCGCCCTGGCCCTGGAACGTTTCGTCGCCGGGCTCGTCGAGCAGCACCCCGACCTGGAGATCACTCTGATCGGCCACAGCTACGGCTCGATCGTCGCCGCCCGCGCCGCGGCGAACCTGCCGCCACAGGTCACCGACATCGTCGCCATCGGCAGCCCCGGCATGGGCGTCGCCGACCGCGCCGCGCTGCACACCGGGGCCCGGGTGTGGGCCGGCAGCGCACCCGACGACTGGACCCGCCGCCTCCCGGGCATCCGGATCGCCGGGCTCGGCCACGGCCGCCTCCCGATCGACCCGAAGTTCGGCGCGCTGCCCCTACCCTGTGCCGACGTCGAAGGCCACGACGGCTATTTCAAGCCCGGGACGTCGTCGCTGCGGGCGATGGCCGAGATAGCCGCGTCGTCCCCGAAGCGGTTCCGGGAGGCCTCGATGTGA